One window of Quercus robur chromosome 5, dhQueRobu3.1, whole genome shotgun sequence genomic DNA carries:
- the LOC126727191 gene encoding uncharacterized protein LOC126727191 — protein sequence MSNSCEDCGSEEKMGSQKISVSDHINGFQYTADKSDNFVIDMDSFSHPTNKDNTANSRITLQRSHSRKGSQRVVDKKIGSIATSNDRDNGVATSSPRGPSTPEKSSMVAVGTMDNCSSPQVHHQITINTCNISTPTESRGISRRNSFRRSPWLLDPKRVLFLFATLSSMGTILLIYFTLSIGKHNANEDGPDW from the exons ATGAGTAATTCTTGTGAGGATTGTGGCTCAGAAGAGAAAATGGGTAGCCAGAAAATCTCGGTTTCAGATCATATAAACGGTTTTCAATACACCGCAGATAAATCAGATAACTTTGTTATTGACATGGATAGCTTCTCTCATCCCACCAATAAAGATAATACAGCAAATTCAAGAATCACA TTGCAGAGAAGTCATTCAAGAAAAGGCTCACAGCGTGTTGTTGATAAAAAGATTGGTTCAATTGCTACTTCAAACGATAGAGATAATGGTGTTGCCACATCCTCACCCAGAG GGCCTAGCACGCCTGAAAAGTCCAGTATGGTGGCAGTAGGGACCATGGATAATTGCAGCAGCCCACAAGTTCATCATCAGATCACTATCAACACCTGCAACATCAGCACTCCCACCGAAAGCAGAGGCATTTCGAGGAGAAATAGTTTCAGGCGCTCTCCATGGCTGCTTGATCCTAAAAGGGTTCTTTTCCTCTTTGCCACCCT GTCAAGCATGGGAACAATTTTGTTAATATACTTCACCCTTTCAATTGGAAAGCACAATGCAAATGAAGATGGTCCAGATTGGTAG